The Desulfonatronospira thiodismutans ASO3-1 DNA segment CGCTCAAAATATATTATCACGTTGCGGCAGAATATGATGTCCATCTTCTCCCGGAAGGATATATCCTGGAGAAGATTCATCTCCCTGAAGGCTACTCTTTTTCTGAGTTCCGGCACAATACGTATGAGCTGCCTGTTGCGGTCCCTGCTGCGCAGGAGATATTTCTTCCTGAGCACGGGTGGAATGGCTTCAGCATCTTTTACCGGATATACCGCCCTTTCGGCCTCCTTGAGCACCTGCCTGGAGATGTCCGTGGCCAGAATATTATAGTCAAAAACTGGATGCTCAATTCCGAATTCGTTAAGGACCATAGCCAGAGTATAAGGCTCCTTTCCGTTGGAACATCCGGCGCACCAGGCCATGATCCGTCCACCCTCTGGATACCTTTCCATCCACTCCGGCAGCAACTCTTTATACAGAATATCAAAATGATGCTCTTCCCGGAAAAAATCCGTCTTGTTGGTGGTCACTGCGTCCACCAGGTGCGGCATCTCCAGTTCCAGTCCCTTCAGGCTGAACAGATAATCCCGGTACTCCTCAAAGTTGGTCATATTCAAACTGCGCAGTCTCTTACTGAGTCTGGACTCCAGCATGGTCTTTTTGGAAGGGGGCATCTTGATCCCGAACTCGGTCTGGATAAAATGCCCCAGTTTCTTGAACTCCTGGACTGTCATGGGCCTGGGCAACGACCACTGCCCGTTTTTCAGATTGTCATTGTGGTTCATGACTTTTCCGGTTTCAGATTGAAAGATGCACCTGCAAAAAATTGGAAGAAGGGTTTTAGCCTTCAAAGTTAACTTTGTAACTTGTTGATTTTTCTGACATCTGTCCTCTGATATCTGTCCTCTTGGGACTGCAAAAAGACTTTTTGCAGTCCCGTCTTGTAAACCCCCTTTCAGAAAACCACCCCAATCAATATATGGCTCAGCCTGTACCTGAGGCCACGCTTTCAGCTGATACCTGATCAGACTTTTCGGTTATGGAGCTAAGCTCCTCAACGCTGAATACAGACTGGATATCCAGGATGATAACAAACTTGTCCTCCAGCTTGCCTATTCCGCGAATAAACTGGGTGTCTATCTTGCTGCCCAGCCTGGGAGCCTTTTCAATCTGCTCCGGGGGGATATCCAGCACTTCCTGCACCCCGTCCACCAGGGCCCCCATGATGCTGGATTCCTCATGGATGGACAGCTCCACGATAATGATGCAGGTGTCCACGGTCTTTTCCCCCTGCCCCAGGCCGAACTTGACCCGCAGGTCCACCACTGGGACTGCATGGCCGCGGACATTTATCACCCCCAGCATATAGTCTTCAGTCCTGGGAACCTTGGTGATACTGGTATATTCCAGGACCTCACGCACTGAATCTATATTCAGCCCGAACAGGTCCTGATCCAGATAAAATGTAAGGTAGGTGTTGCTTAGACCAGCTTTTGCATTGTCCATAAAATTGCTCCTTGTCTTGAGTGCTGATGATCAACAGCCCTTTTCTGCTTCCCGCCGGGATCACCGGCCTCCTGAACAGATCACTGGCTGTTGACCATCAACTTATCACTTGAGTGCAGCCTAGTATTTTTCAAACTCCTGGTCCTCGGCATCCTCGGCCCCCATGTCCAGGGACAGCCGTTTTTTGGAACGCCCGCCTTGCTGTTCTTTGTTCTGGCCAAGCTGCATCCTGCTTTTCCGGACGTCCTGCTTAGCCCCGCCCTGCTGCGCGGTATACTTTGCAGTCCTCAGGGCTTCTTGCCGGCCGCTTCCATGTTCATCCACCCTGAAGAATCCAATGATGCTCTGAAGCTGCTGGGCCTGGCTGGACAATTCCTCGGCAGTGGAAGAAAGCTCCTCTGAAGAGGAGGCATTCTGCTGCACCACCTGGTCCAGCTGCTGGATGGCCTTGTTTATTTGTTCCGCACCTGAAGTCTGTTCCTTGGAGGATGCACTTATCTCCTGCACCAGATCCGCTGTCTTCTGGATATCCGGAACCATTTTCTTAAGCATTTCACCGGCTTTTTCAGCCACCTGAACACTGGAAGCAGACAGTCCACTGATCTCGTTGGCCGCCTGACCGCTTCTTTCGGCCAGCTTGCGCACTTCAGCCGCCACCACTGCAAAGCCCTTGCCTGCCTCGCCGGCCCGGGCCGCTTCAATAGCGGCGTTCAGGGCCAACAGATTGGTCTGCCGGGCGATCTCCTCGATGATGCTGATCTTTTCGGCAATATCGCGCATGGCCTGTACTGTATCCTGCACCTGCTGTCCACCATCTTCTGCATCCCTGGCCGCCTGCAGGGCTATCTTTTCAGTTTGAGCGGCATTGTCCGCATTCTGCTGGATGTTGGAGCCCATCTGTTCCATGTTGGAGGAAACCTCTTCCAGGTTGGAAGCCTGTTCCGTGGCTCCCTGGGACATCTCTTCGGAAGAGGAGCTCATCTCCTCGCTGCCGGCGGCCACGTTGTCCGCGGAAGTCTTTACTTCCTGCACCACTTCCTTGAGCTTTTCCTGCATACGTCGCATGGAGTCGGCCAGCATGCCGATCTCGTCCTTCTGGTGCACATCCAGATCCTTAGTCATATCTCCTTTGGCCATCTGCTCGGAAAAGGCCACGCCTTTGGCCACCGGCCCGGTTATGGCTTTAGTCAGCAGAGTGCCCAGGGCAACGGCCAGAACGACCCCGATACCCATCCCGGCCAGGGCAATAGTAACCGCGTTGGCTGCGTCGTTTTCAGCTGCTTCGACTGCTTCTCCAGAGACATTTTCGTTGATGTAAATCACCTGATCCAGAATATC contains these protein-coding regions:
- a CDS encoding CheR family methyltransferase → MNHNDNLKNGQWSLPRPMTVQEFKKLGHFIQTEFGIKMPPSKKTMLESRLSKRLRSLNMTNFEEYRDYLFSLKGLELEMPHLVDAVTTNKTDFFREEHHFDILYKELLPEWMERYPEGGRIMAWCAGCSNGKEPYTLAMVLNEFGIEHPVFDYNILATDISRQVLKEAERAVYPVKDAEAIPPVLRKKYLLRSRDRNRQLIRIVPELRKRVAFREMNLLQDISFREKMDIIFCRNVIIYFERPVQEALFRKLCKFLEPGGYLFIGHSETLNGMDLPLKQTRPTVYRKI
- a CDS encoding chemotaxis protein CheW; the protein is MDNAKAGLSNTYLTFYLDQDLFGLNIDSVREVLEYTSITKVPRTEDYMLGVINVRGHAVPVVDLRVKFGLGQGEKTVDTCIIIVELSIHEESSIMGALVDGVQEVLDIPPEQIEKAPRLGSKIDTQFIRGIGKLEDKFVIILDIQSVFSVEELSSITEKSDQVSAESVASGTG
- a CDS encoding HAMP domain-containing methyl-accepting chemotaxis protein, coding for MKNLRLGVKLMGGFGLVALIVLVVGFFGWRGANNLGGHVEEIGQVRLPSIDSLRQVEKEFETFSVAFRTLLNPNISMDERQAQYENIQEARSAYQRALEVFEPLPQTEQEAAIWRDFDPQLQRWAEVNNEFLDMSRELDDIGILNTNQFVGRLQDFEGDHYALMDNIGRYLLTGVDFEGGEDATACAFGRWMADFRIDNPEITQLLRDITPYHNAFHASVEDIREEVQAGNEQAAIDIYADQMVPAAQQTFEYFEELIQIAEYADELYAEMNELAMVDSVERQNAVMDILDQVIYINENVSGEAVEAAENDAANAVTIALAGMGIGVVLAVALGTLLTKAITGPVAKGVAFSEQMAKGDMTKDLDVHQKDEIGMLADSMRRMQEKLKEVVQEVKTSADNVAAGSEEMSSSSEEMSQGATEQASNLEEVSSNMEQMGSNIQQNADNAAQTEKIALQAARDAEDGGQQVQDTVQAMRDIAEKISIIEEIARQTNLLALNAAIEAARAGEAGKGFAVVAAEVRKLAERSGQAANEISGLSASSVQVAEKAGEMLKKMVPDIQKTADLVQEISASSKEQTSGAEQINKAIQQLDQVVQQNASSSEELSSTAEELSSQAQQLQSIIGFFRVDEHGSGRQEALRTAKYTAQQGGAKQDVRKSRMQLGQNKEQQGGRSKKRLSLDMGAEDAEDQEFEKY